In the genome of Shewanella glacialimarina, one region contains:
- a CDS encoding HvfB family MNIO-type RiPP peptide maturase, protein MSAAHQIMPNAMVGLGLRREMLDEFCQLTPKAIEFFEVAPENWMTLGGKYARQFKQLTERHPFFCHGLSLSIGSPAPLDTEFVKNIKTFLDSHKIEIYSEHLSYCSGAGHMYDLMPIPFTEEAVIHTAKRIKQVEDILERPFIVENVSFYAAPGAQMSELAFVNAVLAEADCKLLLDVNNIYVNSVNHQYDANAFLAAMPTVRIAYLHIAGHYQEDIDLMVDTHGADIIDPVWALLQECYRIHGVKPTLLERDFNIPPTEILLQEINQIHAFQQQATVALTVRKA, encoded by the coding sequence ATGTCTGCAGCCCATCAAATAATGCCTAATGCAATGGTAGGTTTAGGTCTTAGGCGGGAAATGTTGGACGAGTTCTGTCAGCTTACTCCTAAAGCAATAGAGTTTTTTGAAGTGGCACCGGAAAACTGGATGACCTTAGGCGGCAAATATGCGCGCCAATTCAAACAGCTTACCGAACGTCATCCCTTCTTTTGTCATGGACTTTCTTTATCTATTGGCAGCCCAGCACCACTTGATACTGAGTTTGTCAAAAATATCAAAACCTTTTTAGACTCACATAAGATTGAAATTTACTCAGAACATTTAAGTTATTGTTCTGGGGCAGGGCATATGTACGATTTAATGCCAATACCGTTTACCGAAGAGGCGGTTATTCACACTGCCAAACGTATAAAGCAAGTTGAAGATATTTTAGAGCGGCCTTTTATTGTTGAAAACGTGTCTTTTTATGCCGCCCCCGGCGCGCAGATGAGTGAGCTAGCGTTTGTTAATGCAGTGCTGGCTGAAGCTGATTGTAAACTGTTGCTCGATGTGAATAACATTTATGTTAATTCCGTTAATCATCAATATGACGCTAATGCATTTTTAGCGGCTATGCCTACAGTACGTATCGCTTACTTGCATATTGCGGGACATTATCAAGAAGATATTGACTTAATGGTTGATACTCATGGGGCAGATATTATCGATCCTGTATGGGCATTATTGCAGGAGTGTTATCGCATTCATGGGGTCAAGCCCACCTTGTTAGAACGTGATTTCAATATACCGCCGACAGAAATATTATTGCAAGAAATCAACCAAATACATGCATTTCAACAGCAAGCAACAGTGGCACTAACAGTGAGGAAAGCCTAA
- a CDS encoding tRNA-dihydrouridine synthase: MRLVLAPMEGVVDDLMRDILSTINPFDLVVTEFVRVVDQLLPEKVYYKLCPELHNNGLTPNGTPVRVQLLGQHPEWMAENAVRAVELGSRGVDVNFGCPAKIVNKNKGGAVLLQYPDSLHNIVKAMRQAVPAEQPVTAKIRLGYEDKSLFMENALAIYEAGASEIAIHARSKVDGYKPPAYWEYITEVKKRLPIPVIANGEIWNEADAKRCMEVTGCSDIMIGRGAISLPNLGACIKNGSQPYTWAETLDLLLGYTDKQLSGKKADYLPARIKQWFCYLNRQYPQADDLFRELRVFKTADEIVSVLNKAQHELN; encoded by the coding sequence GTGCGACTTGTATTAGCGCCGATGGAAGGCGTAGTTGATGATTTGATGCGCGATATTTTGTCCACTATTAACCCTTTTGATTTAGTGGTTACCGAATTTGTGCGTGTGGTGGATCAACTATTACCTGAAAAAGTCTACTATAAGCTATGCCCTGAACTGCACAATAATGGTTTAACACCTAACGGTACACCGGTAAGAGTGCAATTACTCGGTCAACATCCTGAGTGGATGGCTGAGAATGCTGTTCGTGCGGTTGAACTTGGCTCCCGTGGTGTAGATGTTAACTTTGGCTGCCCAGCAAAAATTGTTAACAAAAATAAAGGTGGCGCTGTCTTACTTCAATACCCTGATAGTCTTCATAATATTGTAAAAGCCATGCGCCAAGCCGTACCAGCTGAACAACCGGTTACCGCTAAAATTCGTTTAGGTTACGAAGATAAGTCACTGTTTATGGAAAATGCTCTAGCCATATATGAAGCAGGTGCGAGTGAAATAGCCATCCATGCCCGCAGTAAAGTGGATGGTTACAAGCCTCCAGCTTATTGGGAATACATCACTGAAGTTAAAAAACGCTTGCCTATACCTGTTATTGCCAATGGCGAGATATGGAATGAAGCCGATGCAAAACGCTGTATGGAAGTGACTGGCTGCAGCGACATTATGATTGGTCGCGGCGCAATTTCATTGCCTAATTTAGGGGCGTGTATCAAAAATGGTAGCCAACCTTATACTTGGGCAGAAACCTTAGATTTACTGCTCGGTTATACCGATAAACAATTGAGTGGTAAAAAAGCAGATTACTTGCCTGCACGGATTAAACAATGGTTTTGTTATTTGAATAGACAATACCCACAAGCTGATGATTTATTTCGTGAATTAAGAGTATTTAAAACCGCCGATGAAATTGTATCTGTGTTAAACAAAGCACAACACGAACTCAATTAG
- a CDS encoding HvfA family oxazolone/thioamide-modified RiPP metallophore, translated as MNSIKQTTLAVALGAVVMSAGMATEAQANPFGFEQLTQGYQLDGGEGKCGEGKCGAEMKKTAEKAAEGKCGEGKCGGDMKKTAEKAAEGKCGEGKCGGDMKKAAEKAAEGKCGEGKCGGDMKKAAEKATEGKCGGNK; from the coding sequence ATGAACTCAATTAAGCAAACTACCTTAGCAGTGGCTTTAGGCGCAGTAGTAATGAGTGCTGGCATGGCAACAGAAGCACAAGCAAACCCATTTGGATTCGAGCAACTGACCCAAGGTTACCAATTAGATGGTGGCGAAGGTAAATGTGGTGAAGGTAAATGCGGCGCTGAGATGAAAAAAACAGCTGAAAAAGCGGCTGAAGGTAAATGTGGTGAAGGCAAGTGCGGCGGCGACATGAAAAAAACTGCTGAAAAAGCAGCTGAAGGTAAATGTGGCGAAGGCAAGTGCGGCGGCGACATGAAAAAAGCTGCTGAAAAAGCAGCTGAAGGCAAATGTGGCGAAGGCAAGTGCGGCGGCGACATGAAAAAAGCTGCTGAAAAAGCAACAGAAGGTAAGTGTGGTGGTAACAAATAA